The Rahnella aceris genome contains the following window.
ATGCGCTGGTTGCTGCCGGTGTTGACGTCCTGCTGATCGACTCCTCTCACGGCCATTCCGAAGGCGTTCTGGAACGTATCCGCGCAACCCGCGCAAAATACCCGGATCTGCAAATCATTGGCGGTAACGTTGCGACTGGCGCAGGTGCTCTGGCATTGGCGAAAGCAGGCGTGAGCGCGGTGAAAGTCGGTATCGGTCCTGGCTCCATCTGTACCACCCGTATCGTGACCGGCGTGGGTGTTCCGCAAATTACCGCCGTTTCTGACGCGGTTGAAGCGCTGGAAGGCACCGGTATTCCGGTTATCGCTGACGGCGGTATCCGCTTCTCCGGCGACATCGCAAAAGCTATCGCTGCCGGCGCAAGCTGTGTGATGGTCGGCGGGATGCTGGCGGGTACTGAAGAATCTCCGGGCGAAATCGAGCTGTATCAGGGCCGTTCATACAAATCTTACCGCGGCATGGGTTCTCTGGGCGCGATGTCCAAAGGCTCTTCAGACCGTTACTTCCAGACTGATAACGCTGCTGACAAACTGGTACCGGAAGGTATCGAAGGTCGCGTGGCGTATAAAGGCCGTCTGAAAGAGATCATCCACCAGCAAATGGGCGGTCTGCGCTCCTGTATGGGGCTGACCGGTTGTGCTACCATCGACGACCTGCGCACCAAGGCTGAGTTTGTCCGCATCAGCGGTGCCGGGATCCAGGAAAGCCACGTACATGACGTGACGATTACCAAAGAGTCACCGAACTACCGCATGGGATCCTGACCCTAAAGACAGCGAGCTAAAGGCTCGCTGTCTGCTTTTAAGATTGTTAGAAAATTTAACCTGTTGTTTTAACGCTTTTATTGCTTTCTGGAAAACGCCCCCTCATGAGCGAAAATATTCACAAGCACCGTATCCTGATCCTCGATTTCGGCTCCCAGTACACCCAACTTGTTGCGCGCCGCGTGCGTGAACTGGGTGTCTATTGCGAACTCTGGGCCTGGGACGTAACCGAAGCCCAAATCCGCGAATTCAATCCGAACGGGATCATCCTGTCCGGCGGCCCGGAAAGTACCACCGAGCATGACAGCCCGCGTGCACCAGACTATGTCTTCGAAGCCGGTGTACCGGTTCTGGGCGTCTGCTACGGCATGCAAACCATGGCGATGCAGTTAGGCGGCCATGTTGAAGGCTCTAACGAGCGCGAATTTGGTTATGCGCAGGTTGAAGTTCAGACTGAAAGTGCGCTGATCCGTGACATTCAGGATGCCCTGAGTGAGAACAACAAACCGTTGCTCGACGTCTGGATGAGCCACGGCGATAAAGTGACGGCCATCCCGTCTGATTTTGTGACCGTTGCCAGCACTGAGACTTGCCCGTTTGCCATTATGGCCAACGAAGAAAAACGCTTCTACGGTGTGCAGTTCCACCCGGAAGTGACGCATACCCGTCAGGGCCTGCGTATGCTCGAACGTTTCATCATGGATATCTGCGAGTGCGAAGCCCTGTGGACGCCGGCAAAAATCATTGAAGATGCCGTTGAACGTCTGCGTGTGCAGATTGGCGACGATCATGTGATCCTCGGCCTGTCCGGTGGCGTTGACTCTTCCGTGACCGCCATGTTGCTGCACCGCGCCATTGGCGACCGTCTGACTTGCGTGTTCGTCGATAACGGTCTGCTGCGTCTTAACGAAGCAGATCAGGTGCTGGAAATGTTCGGTGACCGTTTCGGTCTGAACATCGTTCATGTCGCTGCGGAAGAGCGCTTCCTGTCTGCGCTGGCAGGCGTTGATGAACCTGAGGCCAAACGTAAAATCATCGGCCGCGTCTTTGTTGAAGTGTTCGATGAAGAAGCCTGCAAGCAGGATGAAGTGAAATGGCTGGCGCAGGGCACCATCTACCCTGACGTGATTGAATCCGCAGCCTCGGCCACCGGTAAAGCGCACGTGATCAAATCGCACCACAACGTGGGCGGTTTGCCGAAAGAAATGAAACTGGGTCTGGTTGAGCCGCTGAAAGAACTGTTCAAAGACGAAGTACGTAAAATCGGTCTGGAACTCGGCCTGCCGTATGACATGCTTTACCGTCACCCGTTCCCGGGGCCGGGTCTGGGCGTTCGCGTGCTGGGCGAAGTGAAGAAAGAATACTGCGACCTGCTGCGTCGCGCCGATGCTATCTTCATCGAAGAACTGCATAAAGCCGACCTGTATAACAAAGTCAGCCAGGCCTTCACCGTCTTCCTGCCTGTCCGCTCCGTTGGTGTGATGGGCGATGGCCGTAAATACGACTGGGTCGTTTCTCTGCGTGCAGTAGAAACCATCGATTTCATGACCGCGCACTGGGCACACCTGCCGTACGATTTCCTTGGCCGCTGCTCCAATCGCATCATCAACGAAGTCGACGGTATCTCCCGCGTTGTCTATGATATCTCGGGCAAACCACCGGCAACGATTGAGTGGGAATGATTTCGCGTCTGGCAACAGCCTGCACGT
Protein-coding sequences here:
- the guaB gene encoding IMP dehydrogenase, which codes for MLRIAKEALTFDDVLLVPAHSTVLPNTADLGTQLTAKIRLNIPMLSAAMDTVTEANLAIALAQEGGLGFIHKNMSIERQAEEVRRVKKHESGVVADPKTVTPSTTLRQVKELTEINGFAGYPVVTEENELVGIITGRDVRFVTDLEQPVTAVMTPKERLVTVKEGEAREVVLQKMHEKRVEKALVVDAQFHLLGMITVKDFQKAERKPNACKDEQGSLRVGAAVGAGAGNEERIDALVAAGVDVLLIDSSHGHSEGVLERIRATRAKYPDLQIIGGNVATGAGALALAKAGVSAVKVGIGPGSICTTRIVTGVGVPQITAVSDAVEALEGTGIPVIADGGIRFSGDIAKAIAAGASCVMVGGMLAGTEESPGEIELYQGRSYKSYRGMGSLGAMSKGSSDRYFQTDNAADKLVPEGIEGRVAYKGRLKEIIHQQMGGLRSCMGLTGCATIDDLRTKAEFVRISGAGIQESHVHDVTITKESPNYRMGS
- the guaA gene encoding glutamine-hydrolyzing GMP synthase; the protein is MSENIHKHRILILDFGSQYTQLVARRVRELGVYCELWAWDVTEAQIREFNPNGIILSGGPESTTEHDSPRAPDYVFEAGVPVLGVCYGMQTMAMQLGGHVEGSNEREFGYAQVEVQTESALIRDIQDALSENNKPLLDVWMSHGDKVTAIPSDFVTVASTETCPFAIMANEEKRFYGVQFHPEVTHTRQGLRMLERFIMDICECEALWTPAKIIEDAVERLRVQIGDDHVILGLSGGVDSSVTAMLLHRAIGDRLTCVFVDNGLLRLNEADQVLEMFGDRFGLNIVHVAAEERFLSALAGVDEPEAKRKIIGRVFVEVFDEEACKQDEVKWLAQGTIYPDVIESAASATGKAHVIKSHHNVGGLPKEMKLGLVEPLKELFKDEVRKIGLELGLPYDMLYRHPFPGPGLGVRVLGEVKKEYCDLLRRADAIFIEELHKADLYNKVSQAFTVFLPVRSVGVMGDGRKYDWVVSLRAVETIDFMTAHWAHLPYDFLGRCSNRIINEVDGISRVVYDISGKPPATIEWE